In Helicoverpa zea isolate HzStark_Cry1AcR chromosome 3, ilHelZeax1.1, whole genome shotgun sequence, the following proteins share a genomic window:
- the LOC124646100 gene encoding MFS-type transporter clz9-like → MPRNYVRKMPKRNYKNYSQEALRDCLAAIENKELTQRKASEIYRIPRRTIINQIRLLRRNETPRPPGAPTTFTEEEEKIFVSCIQKLSEHGFPLTSFDLRIVIQSYLDKIGRRVPKFKNNCPGLEWVSSFLKRNAELSQRLAANIKRSRAGTDRETLSDYIQNLAEVLKDVPPENIWNYDETNLCDDPGQKKILTRRGTKYPEIIRDTSKSSTSIMFAGSAEGELLPPYVVYKSKQLWNTWTENGPKNTRYNCSPSGWFDMNIFNDWFFALVLPKLKKQEGPKVLIGDNLSSHISVDVLKACKENNIRFVCLPPNSTHLTQPLDVAFFHPMKVAWRKILTTWKQCEQGIREKTVQKSSFPVLLKKLLADLEENRKENLKSGFRKCGIYPTNANALLERLPKPVDKTAAENSFLETLQAKRVEWTGGVNPKRRRTKLNIVPGRSVTELIDSSLADKENEEPCLEMEAQASTSEPRRTRIHSDSTYAESEISLHDSSNDETMNDMLETMSEEETTVDNARESSKTKKFKPLIKAEGEYVAFTYEGEVFPGIITKINDKGPYISSMKRSLKYWKWPKPKDEIQYTWNEVLGCISAPKKIGRREFYTVPDLDQIWGT, encoded by the coding sequence atgcCTCGGAATTATGTAAGGAAAATGCctaaaagaaattataaaaattattcacAAGAGGCTCTTCGAGATTGTCTAGCAGcaatagaaaataaagaattaacGCAAAGGAAGGCTAGTGAAATATATAGGATTCCACGAAGGACTATTATAAACCAAATTAGGCTCTTACGACGCAACGAAACACCAAGGCCGCCTGGAGCACCTACAACATTCACGGAGGAAGAAGAAAAAATTTTCGTATCGTGCATACAAAAATTGAGCGAGCATGGTTTTCCTCTTACAAGTTTCGATTTGCGTATTGTAATACAATCTTATCTGGACAAGATTGGGAGAAGAGTTCCCAAGTTTAAAAACAACTGCCCAGGCTTGGAATGGGTGTCGagttttttgaaaagaaatgCTGAATTGTCACAGCGCCTCGCTGCTAATATAAAGCGCAGTAGAGCTGGCACTGATCGGGAAACTCTTTCAGATTATATTCAAAATTTAGCAGAGGTGTTAAAAGATGTTCCACCAGAAAATATTTGGAATTACGATGAGACGAATTTATGTGATGACCCTGGGCAAAAAAAGATTTTGACGAGAAGAGGCACCAAATACCCCGAAATTATAAGAGATACATCCAAAAGTTCTACATCGATCATGTTTGCTGGAAGTGCTGAAGGAGAATTACTTCCGCCATACGTCGTCTATAAATCTAAGCAGCTATGGAATACTTGGACAGAAAATGGGCCGAAAAATACTCGCTACAATTGTAGTCCTTCCGGATGGTTCGACATGAACATATTCAATGACTGGTTTTTCGCACTTGTACTGCCAAAGCTCAAAAAACAGGAAGGCCCTAAAGTCCTCATAGGCGACAATCTATCGTCACATATTTCGGTAGATGTTCTTAAAGcttgcaaagaaaataacatacgGTTCGTGTGTCTTCCTCCGAACAGCACCCACTTGACGCAACCACTCGATGTCGCCTTCTTTCATCCAATGAAAGTTGCATGGCGGAAAATTCTAACGACATGGAAGCAGTGCGAACAAGGCATACGGGAAAAAACTGTTCAAAAGAGCAGTTTTCCAGTCTTACTTAAAAAACTTCTTGCGGATTTAgaagaaaatagaaaagaaaacttaaaatccGGTTTCAGGAAATGTGGGATTTATCCGACCAATGCAAATGCCTTATTAGAGAGATTGCCTAAACCTGTTGATAAGACTGCGGCAGAAAATTCTTTTTTGGAAACACTTCAAGCCAAGAGAGTGGAATGGACTGGAGGCGTTAACCCGAAAAGACGACGAACGAAACTCAACATAGTTCCGGGAAGAAGTGTCACGGAGCTGATAGACAGTTCACTGGCGGACAAAGAAAACGAGGAGCCATGTCTTGAAATGGAAGCCCAGGCCTCGACTTCAGAACCTCGTCGTACAAGAATTCATAGCGACAGTACATATGCCGAGAGTGAAATATCTCTTCATGACTCTTCAAACGATGAAACAATGAATGATATGCTGGAGACAATGTCAGAAGAAGAGACAACCGTAGACAATGCCAGGGAaagttctaaaacaaaaaaatttaaaccaCTCATAAAGGCCGAAGGAGAATATGTAGCTTTCACATACGAAGGGGAAGTCTTCCCAGGCATCATCACGAAAATCAATGATAAAGGACCGTACATATCCTCAATGAAAAGGTCTCTCAAATATTGGAAATGGCCAAAACCAAAGGATGAGATCCAATACACTTGGAATGAAGTTCTTGGATGTATATCTGCACCGAAGAAAATTGGTCGACGTGAATTTTATACTGTTCCTGATCTCGATCAAATTTGGGGGACCTAA
- the LOC124646035 gene encoding nucleolar protein 58: MLVLFETSAGYAIFKLLDESKLSQIDDLYQEFNTPEGASSVVKLKNFIKFEDTAEALAATTAAIEGKVSKPLKKALKKYISKEVQDQLLVGDAKLGSAIREKFDLQCVSNNNVQELLRCIRSQMDSLLAGLPKKEMTAMALGLAHSLSRYKLKFSPDKIDTMIVQAQCLLDDLDKELNNYVMRCREWYGWHFPELGKIITDNTLFVKIVKLIGTRDNASQTDLSDILPEDLEEKVKEAAEISMGTEISEDDILNIQNLCDEIISITDYRTHLTDYLKARMMAMAPNLTVLIGEHIGARLIAHAGSLMNLAKHPASTLQIFGAEKALFRALKTKKDTPKYGLIYHAQLVGQCSTKNKGKMSRMLAAKAALATRVDAFGEDVTFELGAEHKVKLENRLRLLEEGNLRRISGTGKAKAKFEKYQSKSEVFQYQVAGDSTLGQKAVKREHSPDDDEAGQVSSKKIKLEDGANNVTPKKEKKIKSEEAADESQEAEPVSEKKKKKKKKSEGQPSEEAEPEQPTEEPKSEKKKKKKRQSQVEEE, from the exons ATGTTGGTGTTATTCGAAACCTCGGCAGGGTACGCCATATTCAAG ttacTGGATGAGTCCAAGTTGTCACAGATTGATGACTTGTACCAGGAGTTCAACACACCTGAAGGGGCTTCTTCTGT TGTAAAACTAAAGAACTTCATAAAGTTCGAGGATACAGCTGAGGCCCTGGCAGCCACCACAGCAGCTATTGAAGGCAAAGTCTCCAAGCCATTGAAGAAAGCCCTCAAAAAGTACATCAGCAAGGAAGTACAGGACCAACTCCTTGTAGGAGATGCCAAGCTCGGCAGTGCCATCAGAGAGAAGTTTGACTTGCAGTGTGTGTCTAACAACAATGTGCAGGAGCTGCTCAGATGTATCCGCTCACAGATGGACAGCCTCCTTGCTGGTCTACCAAAAAAAGAGATGACAGCTATGGCCCTTGGTCTTGCCCACTCACTCTCCAGATATAAGCTGAAGTTCTCCCCAGACAAGATTGACACAATGATTGTGCAAGCTCAATGTCTGCTAGACGATTTAGACAAGGAATTAAACAACTATGTCATGAGATGCAGAGAGTGGTACGGTTGGCACTTCCCCGAACTTGGGAAAATCATCACAGACAACACTCTGTTTGTTAAAATAGTCAAATTAATTGGTACTCGAGACAACGCTTCACAGACAGACTTATCTGACATTCTGCCTGAGGACCTGGAGGAGAAAGTTAAGGAGGCAGCTGAGATCTCCATGGGCACAGAGATTTCTGAAGATGACATCTTGAATATTCAGAATTTGTGTGATGAGATCATTTCCATAACAGACTACAGAACACATTTGACAGATTACTTGAAGGCAAGAATGATGGCCATGGCACCCAATCTAACAGTGTTGATCGGCGAGCACATAGGAGCTAGGTTGATTGCTCATGCTGGTTCATTAATGAATTTGGCGAAGCACCCTGCTTCAACACTGCAGATCTTTGGAGCAGAGAAAGCTCTCTTCAGAGCCTTGAAGACAAAGAAAGACACACCTAAATATGGTCTGATCTACCATGCACAGTTGGTAGGTCAGTGCAGTACTAAGAACAAGGGTAAGATGTCGCGTATGTTGGCTGCTAAGGCTGCGCTGGCGACGAGGGTGGATGCCTTCGGAGAGGATGTGACCTTTGAGTTAGGAGCTGAACACAAAGTCAAGCTGGAGAACAGACTGAGGCTGCTAGAGGAAGGCAACCTTAGAAGAATAAGTGGAACAGGCAAAGCTAAGGCCAAGTTTGAGAAATATCAGAGTAAGAG TGAGGTGTTCCAATACCAAGTGGCGGGTGACAGCACTCTGGGCCAGAAGGCGGTCAAGCGCGAGCACTCTCCTGATGACGACGAAGCCGGGCAGGTCTCCTCCAAGAAGATCAAACTTGAGGATGGTGCTAATAAT GTCACAccgaaaaaagaaaagaaaataaagtcgGAAGAGGCAGCAGACGAAAGCCAGGAGGCAGAGCCAGTATcagagaagaaaaagaaaaagaagaagaagtctGAGGGCCAGCCCTCCGAGGAAGCTGAGCCAGAGCAACCCACTGAGGAACCCAAGAgtgagaagaagaagaaaaagaaacgaCAGTCACAGGTTGAAGAAGAATAG